In a genomic window of Nitrospira sp. ND1:
- a CDS encoding restriction endonuclease subunit S, with product MQDKAGIKIGPFGSQLKKCDLVSNGIHVLGIENVLSGKFDELGERYISQEKFQTLESVEVVPGDLLLTMMGTIGKVAVVPPSIRRSIMDSHLLRMRPDQRVIRTDYLAWAIQGSTAVLDAIEAQAHGAIMKGLNSAIVRSLPVPVPPLAEQQQIVGKLEEAFDGLAIATANAERNLRNARALFESHLESVFTRRGDSPVVPIGDVAEVFDGPHATPKTVDAGPVFLGISALQDGKINLGETRHVTLQDFRQWTRRVKPQSDDVVFSYETRLGQAAIIPEGLECCLGRRMGLVRVNRKRVDPRFFVYQYISPPFRKFVDSKTVRGATVDRIALKEFPSFPISLPSLSEQERMTNRLDKLRAETQRLESICRQKLAALGELKKSLLHQAFSGQL from the coding sequence GTGCAGGACAAAGCCGGCATCAAGATCGGGCCATTCGGAAGCCAGCTAAAGAAGTGCGATCTGGTATCCAATGGGATTCACGTCCTCGGCATTGAGAACGTACTTAGCGGTAAATTTGACGAACTAGGTGAACGCTACATCTCACAGGAAAAGTTTCAGACATTGGAGTCTGTCGAGGTTGTCCCCGGCGACTTGTTGCTCACCATGATGGGGACAATTGGCAAGGTTGCCGTTGTTCCTCCATCGATACGTCGGTCAATCATGGACTCGCATCTGTTGAGAATGAGGCCCGACCAGCGCGTCATCCGAACAGATTACTTGGCTTGGGCAATTCAGGGCAGCACCGCTGTCCTTGATGCGATTGAAGCCCAAGCCCACGGCGCGATCATGAAGGGGTTAAATTCTGCTATCGTTCGCTCCCTTCCAGTCCCCGTCCCCCCACTGGCGGAGCAGCAGCAGATCGTGGGGAAGCTGGAGGAAGCATTTGACGGCCTCGCCATCGCCACGGCCAACGCCGAACGGAACCTCCGCAACGCCCGCGCCCTCTTCGAAAGCCACCTCGAATCCGTCTTCACCAGGCGCGGCGATAGTCCCGTAGTGCCGATTGGCGATGTTGCAGAAGTGTTCGACGGACCGCATGCGACTCCCAAAACGGTTGATGCTGGCCCGGTGTTTTTAGGGATTAGCGCGCTCCAAGATGGAAAGATCAACCTCGGAGAAACCCGGCATGTAACGCTACAAGATTTCCGGCAGTGGACTCGCCGCGTCAAGCCACAGTCTGATGACGTTGTTTTCTCATATGAAACACGGCTAGGTCAGGCGGCGATCATTCCGGAAGGGCTTGAATGTTGTCTTGGCAGGCGCATGGGATTGGTTCGCGTCAATCGAAAGCGAGTAGATCCTCGATTTTTTGTCTACCAATACATTTCGCCACCTTTTCGGAAGTTCGTCGATAGCAAGACGGTGCGTGGTGCGACCGTGGATCGCATCGCACTTAAGGAGTTCCCTTCCTTCCCAATCAGCTTGCCATCTCTTTCTGAACAGGAACGAATGACAAACCGGCTTGATAAGCTCAGGGCCGAAACTCAACGCCTCGAATCCATCTGCCGGCAAAAGCTCGCCGCGCTGGGCGAGTTAAAGAAGTCGCTGCTGCACCAGGCCTTCAGCGGACAGCTATAA
- a CDS encoding N-6 DNA methylase, protein MFEQAFRNIDDVLRKEAGCTTELDYTEQTSWLLFLKYLDGLEQDRADEAKLEGKRYSFILDKDYRWESWAAPKGKDGKLDHNKAMTGDDLRDFVTLKLFPYLHSFKQKASGPNTIEYKIGEIFGEIKNKIQSGYNLREIIDHIDELRFLSQKEKHELSHLYEAKIKNMGNAGRNGGEYYTPRPLIRAMVQVVKPKIGERIYDGACGSAGFLCEAFDYLTAKGNRSTKDLKTLQEKTFYGKEKKSLAYVIAIMNMILHGIEAPNIIHTNTLTENLADIQEKDRYDVVLANPPFGGKERKEVQQNFPIRTGETAFLFLQHFIKSLKAGGRGGVVIKNTFLSNGDNASVSLRKLLLESCNLHTILDCPGGTFQGAGVKTVVLFFEKGAPTRMVWYYQLDPGRSLGKTNPLNDDDLKEFIKLQKTSADSPKSWSLDVKSIDQKTFDLSVKNPNGDEEVMHRSPQEIMQEIALLDAESAEVLGNIKALLK, encoded by the coding sequence ATGTTCGAACAAGCATTTAGAAATATCGACGACGTACTCAGAAAAGAAGCCGGGTGCACGACCGAGCTGGACTATACCGAGCAGACCTCCTGGCTGTTGTTCCTCAAGTACCTCGATGGGCTGGAGCAGGATAGGGCAGACGAGGCCAAGCTGGAGGGCAAACGCTACAGCTTCATCCTGGACAAAGACTACCGATGGGAAAGCTGGGCCGCACCGAAAGGTAAAGACGGCAAACTCGATCACAACAAGGCGATGACGGGCGACGATCTGCGCGACTTCGTCACTCTCAAGCTGTTTCCTTATCTCCATAGCTTCAAGCAGAAGGCCAGCGGACCGAACACCATCGAATACAAGATCGGCGAGATCTTCGGCGAGATCAAAAACAAGATCCAGAGCGGCTACAACCTGCGCGAGATCATCGACCACATCGACGAACTGCGCTTCCTCTCGCAAAAAGAGAAGCACGAGCTCTCGCACCTCTACGAAGCCAAGATCAAGAACATGGGCAACGCCGGGCGCAACGGCGGCGAATACTACACCCCGCGCCCGCTGATCCGCGCGATGGTCCAGGTGGTGAAACCGAAGATCGGCGAGCGCATCTATGACGGCGCCTGCGGATCGGCGGGCTTCCTCTGCGAAGCGTTCGACTATCTGACCGCCAAGGGCAACCGCTCGACGAAGGATCTCAAGACGCTGCAGGAAAAGACTTTCTATGGGAAAGAGAAGAAGTCGCTCGCCTACGTGATCGCGATCATGAACATGATCCTGCACGGCATCGAGGCGCCGAACATCATCCACACCAACACGCTTACCGAAAACCTCGCCGACATTCAGGAGAAGGATCGCTACGACGTCGTGCTGGCCAATCCGCCCTTCGGCGGGAAAGAGCGGAAGGAAGTGCAGCAGAACTTCCCCATTCGCACCGGCGAGACGGCCTTTCTCTTTCTCCAGCATTTCATCAAGAGCCTTAAGGCGGGCGGACGCGGCGGTGTGGTGATCAAGAATACGTTTCTCTCCAACGGCGATAACGCCTCGGTGAGTTTGCGGAAGCTGCTGCTGGAAAGCTGCAATCTCCACACAATTCTGGATTGTCCCGGCGGCACGTTCCAGGGCGCGGGCGTGAAAACCGTTGTCCTATTTTTCGAAAAGGGCGCACCGACGAGAATGGTTTGGTACTACCAGCTCGACCCGGGCCGCAGCCTCGGCAAGACCAACCCGCTGAATGACGACGATCTCAAAGAGTTCATCAAGCTGCAAAAGACCTCAGCCGATTCGCCCAAGTCCTGGAGTCTGGACGTCAAAAGCATCGACCAGAAGACCTTCGACCTCTCCGTGAAGAACCCGAACGGCGACGAGGAAGTCATGCACCGCAGCCCGCAAGAGATCATGCAAGAAATTGCCTTGCTGGACGCTGAGAGTGCTGAAGTGCTTGGGAACATCAAGGCGCTGCTGAAATGA
- a CDS encoding DUF2442 domain-containing protein — translation MLKDLVEAAPLDGYRVRLRFEDGIEGELDLATIIHFEGVFAPLKDLVRFRELAVHPDLGTIYWPNGADLDPVVLYTRITGAPLPKYEAKAIH, via the coding sequence ATGCTCAAAGACCTTGTCGAAGCCGCGCCTCTTGACGGGTATCGAGTGCGGCTGCGATTTGAAGACGGCATCGAGGGCGAGCTGGACCTAGCCACAATCATTCACTTTGAGGGTGTCTTCGCTCCACTCAAGGACCTGGTTCGGTTCAGAGAACTCGCAGTCCATCCAGATCTGGGGACCATTTACTGGCCCAACGGTGCCGATCTCGATCCGGTTGTGCTCTACACGCGGATCACCGGGGCGCCGCTTCCCAAGTACGAAGCCAAAGCGATCCACTGA
- a CDS encoding DUF4160 domain-containing protein: MPELCRFLGMIITMYYDDHAPPHFHIRYGDYKAIMGIDSLMLLDGYLPPRALGLVAEWGALHRDELWEDWSLAEQRAPLKKIKPLE; this comes from the coding sequence ATGCCTGAACTCTGCCGTTTTTTGGGGATGATCATCACGATGTATTACGACGATCATGCACCGCCTCATTTTCACATTCGCTATGGGGATTACAAGGCAATCATGGGCATCGATTCTCTCATGCTCTTGGATGGATACCTGCCTCCACGGGCATTGGGACTGGTTGCGGAGTGGGGCGCCTTACACCGGGATGAATTGTGGGAAGACTGGTCATTGGCCGAACAGCGAGCGCCGCTGAAAAAAATTAAACCGCTGGAGTAA
- a CDS encoding helix-turn-helix domain-containing protein, with protein sequence MKNTKRAKLEAAGWAVGSVKECLGLSEAESALIDIKLALSRSLKDRRTKQGVSQVQLAERLQSSQSRVAKMEAGDPSVSIDLLVSSLLLLGASSADLAKAISVEGRSKKGRAA encoded by the coding sequence ATGAAGAACACAAAACGAGCCAAGCTGGAAGCGGCCGGATGGGCTGTCGGGTCGGTGAAGGAGTGCCTGGGCCTGTCCGAGGCAGAGTCTGCGCTCATCGATATAAAGTTAGCGCTCAGTCGGAGTCTGAAAGATCGACGAACTAAACAGGGTGTGTCACAAGTTCAACTGGCTGAGCGCCTCCAATCCAGCCAATCCAGGGTGGCGAAGATGGAAGCCGGCGACCCCTCCGTGTCCATTGACCTCTTGGTCAGCTCGCTCTTGCTCCTCGGCGCCAGCTCCGCCGATCTTGCCAAAGCGATCAGCGTCGAAGGCCGCAGCAAAAAGGGGCGGGCAGCGTAA
- a CDS encoding BrnA antitoxin family protein → MKKKLSGSSAQGRRVEKSVKHIPDSQIDFSDIPEATDAELKRMRRVGRPASGMAKQLIAIRLSPKLLSQLRRMAAKQGKPYQSLIHELLAKAAAKAA, encoded by the coding sequence ATGAAAAAGAAACTATCCGGCTCATCAGCGCAAGGCAGGCGAGTAGAAAAGAGCGTCAAGCATATACCGGACTCGCAAATTGATTTCTCCGATATCCCGGAAGCGACGGACGCAGAGTTGAAACGTATGCGTCGAGTCGGCCGGCCGGCCAGCGGCATGGCCAAGCAGTTGATCGCCATTCGTCTGTCCCCGAAACTTCTGAGCCAGCTGCGCAGGATGGCTGCCAAGCAGGGGAAGCCGTATCAATCCTTGATTCATGAACTCCTAGCGAAAGCGGCCGCAAAAGCTGCGTAG
- a CDS encoding BrnT family toxin — translation MFTWDITKAITNHKKHGVSFEEATTIFVDADALDGDDLRHSAHERRRRRIGRSLSGRILFVVYTIRRRGHEKETIRLISARQASRKERQAYTGLAN, via the coding sequence GTGTTTACGTGGGACATCACGAAGGCCATTACCAACCATAAGAAACATGGCGTTTCGTTTGAAGAGGCAACCACCATTTTCGTCGATGCCGATGCGCTGGACGGGGATGATCTGCGACACTCTGCGCATGAACGCCGCCGCCGGCGCATAGGCCGATCTCTGTCAGGGCGAATCTTGTTTGTGGTGTATACGATACGAAGGAGAGGCCATGAAAAAGAAACTATCCGGCTCATCAGCGCAAGGCAGGCGAGTAGAAAAGAGCGTCAAGCATATACCGGACTCGCAAATTGA
- a CDS encoding YafY family protein, producing the protein MARNDQAVRLLVVLKQLEASRQGLTLEQLAESLAPGSTRHPRTLRRDLAALEEAGYPLVTERINGQTCWRLMEGFRNVPGLRFSPSELMALTFSRRLITPLEGTELHTSLQSALGKAAAALPPQGVALVQQLDGTFSVGLGPHKRYRQHRETIDRLTRAIADATTVQIRYDSASRGRTTRREVDPYRLWYATGGLYLIAYCHLRREPRMFAVERIKSVTPTDHPYQMPLHFDLDAFVQDALTVMRGPRIEVELEFNKATAAWVKDRVWHATQETKRTKGGGLRMTLSVADTRELVGWVLSFGSGVKVLKPDSLREAVRQEAQRIAAQGE; encoded by the coding sequence ATGGCGCGCAACGATCAAGCGGTGCGTCTGTTGGTGGTGTTGAAGCAGCTGGAGGCGTCGCGGCAGGGCCTCACGCTGGAACAGCTGGCTGAGTCGCTCGCACCAGGCTCCACCCGGCATCCTCGCACCTTGCGTCGCGATCTCGCCGCGCTGGAAGAAGCCGGTTACCCCCTCGTCACCGAACGCATCAACGGTCAGACCTGCTGGCGTCTGATGGAGGGATTTCGGAACGTCCCCGGCCTGCGATTCTCACCCTCGGAGTTGATGGCGCTGACCTTCAGCCGTCGGCTCATCACCCCGCTGGAAGGCACCGAACTCCACACCTCGTTGCAGTCTGCGTTAGGCAAGGCCGCCGCCGCGCTGCCGCCGCAGGGCGTGGCCCTGGTCCAACAACTCGACGGCACCTTCAGCGTGGGTCTCGGTCCGCACAAACGCTATCGGCAACATCGCGAAACCATCGACCGCCTCACCAGAGCCATCGCCGACGCCACGACCGTGCAGATCCGCTACGACTCCGCGTCGCGCGGGCGAACGACCAGGCGCGAAGTGGATCCCTATCGCCTCTGGTACGCCACCGGCGGCCTCTACCTGATTGCTTATTGCCATCTGCGGCGTGAGCCGCGCATGTTTGCCGTGGAGCGGATCAAGTCCGTCACGCCCACCGACCATCCCTATCAGATGCCTCTGCATTTCGATCTCGACGCCTTCGTGCAGGATGCGCTGACCGTCATGCGCGGGCCGCGCATCGAGGTGGAATTGGAATTCAACAAGGCCACTGCCGCCTGGGTGAAAGATAGAGTCTGGCACGCTACGCAGGAAACCAAACGAACCAAAGGCGGAGGCCTGCGGATGACCCTTTCCGTGGCCGATACCCGGGAACTGGTCGGGTGGGTGCTGAGCTTCGGCAGCGGGGTGAAGGTGCTCAAGCCCGACAGCCTGCGGGAAGCCGTGCGTCAGGAAGCGCAACGAATCGCGGCGCAAGGGGAGTGA
- a CDS encoding MoaD/ThiS family protein: protein MVKVLILGPTLQQRVTEPEMDVEVEGSVPIKLLIEGNADLMDALAPFVVRGELLVTVNRKVGSLDSVVKDGDVLKISHQSRASYDGTTDIPT, encoded by the coding sequence ATGGTCAAAGTGTTGATTCTTGGGCCGACATTACAACAGCGGGTGACGGAACCGGAAATGGATGTGGAAGTGGAAGGATCGGTGCCCATTAAGCTACTCATCGAAGGCAATGCCGATCTCATGGATGCCCTGGCGCCGTTCGTGGTGCGCGGCGAATTGCTCGTGACCGTGAACCGCAAGGTCGGCTCGCTCGATTCCGTGGTGAAAGACGGCGATGTCTTAAAAATCTCCCACCAATCCCGCGCCTCCTACGACGGCACCACCGATATTCCTACTTGA
- a CDS encoding cytochrome c3 family protein, with protein sequence MTFRKVDIIFVVLALLVVGGVALLPSPRDRNPKVPANSAHQAIAVESQCTTCHAPAGARPLPVQHPKRQDCLHCHARAQG encoded by the coding sequence ATGACTTTTCGCAAAGTGGATATCATTTTTGTGGTGCTGGCGCTGCTCGTGGTCGGAGGCGTGGCCCTGCTGCCGTCGCCGCGCGACCGCAACCCGAAGGTGCCGGCGAACAGCGCGCACCAAGCGATCGCGGTAGAGAGCCAGTGTACGACCTGCCATGCGCCGGCTGGCGCGCGCCCCTTGCCGGTGCAGCATCCCAAGCGGCAGGATTGCCTGCATTGCCACGCGCGCGCGCAAGGGTAA
- a CDS encoding FAD-binding and (Fe-S)-binding domain-containing protein codes for MTLILPNTSCVVVSGLRQLLGQAKVRNDVPTLTAYAVDASIYRMQPQAVVLAEHEGDIDTVVRFAVERGIPLTPRAAGTNLTGSAIGSGIILDISKMNRILEVNGEERWARVQPGIVLAELNKQLGRRNLLFGPDPSSGDMCKLGGMLANNSAGPHTLIYGAVKDNVQAMRVCLPSGSWLSASSINLNDPGLDQTLAAHPSLKPILDLVQRQRSLIDSKKPTVSKNSCGYNLFGLVDGLSRGVFDLPKLFVGSEGTLGVVSEATLRLVPKPQGTLTALIHFRRLEEVGEAVPHLLSLRPSALEVMDANTLNLIGRSAHGIPADAAATLLAELDSSEGEGDLRERADQMAAICGRYQLCGDLTIAYDKEQRDQLWKARKALYPTLYRFDPRKKPINFVDDVVVPATRISELIRYLETFFEGQHVPVAIFGHIGNGNAHITPLLDVNDRQDFDKMVRAYHEIHGAVLSRFDGSICGEHGDGRVRAEYVRKMFGEELYQLFVQVKQTLDPANVMNPGIKISETPFTEHIDYQRLSKSCATCAKCNSVCPVYDVFQSEDMSSRGWFEIVTAKDYSYLDSKRVVEACLNCKSCRTICPAGVDVSELILQRRAENPNQGSRWLFALQAKLPVFEAILKLLARTQSWWDRPAPRALLERLAAPVMKRIASTAKLPADMVLPKLATTHLRNRYPELTQPSAKKAGPRVAYFHGCAANYFDDGVGDAVISVLRKHHVEPELPPQRCSGTPIETYGHVDLVKDNARFNLQSLAGYDQVVTGCASCTLMLKEYKKFFESGPEQQAADVLAKKVVHITEFVARSDQHPPMGTPEGQGGKVTYHSSCHLRAAGVTKEPRQLLKQLPGSDYVEMTDADRCAGGAGTYIVKDYETSQKVFDRKRRNIEQSGAETVATSCPACMIQLSNGMRGRVAVKHVAQLLNDAYEAGAATETRPGAGQ; via the coding sequence ATGACCCTCATCCTTCCCAACACCTCATGCGTCGTCGTCAGCGGCCTTCGGCAACTCCTCGGACAGGCGAAGGTCCGGAACGACGTGCCCACGCTGACCGCCTACGCCGTCGATGCCAGCATTTACCGGATGCAGCCGCAAGCCGTCGTGCTCGCGGAGCATGAAGGCGACATCGATACCGTCGTGCGATTTGCGGTGGAGCGGGGCATCCCCCTCACGCCGCGCGCGGCCGGCACCAATCTGACCGGCTCTGCGATCGGCTCCGGCATCATCCTGGATATCTCCAAGATGAATCGTATCCTCGAAGTGAATGGGGAGGAACGCTGGGCCCGCGTGCAGCCGGGGATCGTCCTGGCTGAATTGAACAAGCAGCTCGGGCGACGCAATCTTCTCTTCGGTCCCGACCCGTCCAGCGGAGACATGTGCAAGCTCGGGGGCATGCTCGCCAACAATTCGGCCGGGCCCCACACCCTGATCTACGGCGCCGTCAAGGATAACGTCCAGGCCATGCGTGTCTGCCTGCCGTCCGGCTCCTGGCTCTCCGCTTCCTCGATCAACCTCAACGATCCGGGACTGGATCAGACCCTCGCGGCCCATCCGTCGCTCAAGCCGATCCTCGACCTCGTCCAGCGGCAGCGCAGCCTGATCGACAGCAAGAAGCCGACGGTGAGCAAGAATAGTTGCGGGTATAACCTGTTTGGCCTCGTCGACGGCCTGAGTCGCGGTGTCTTTGATCTCCCTAAACTGTTCGTCGGCAGTGAGGGTACGTTGGGAGTGGTGAGCGAAGCGACGCTTCGTCTCGTGCCGAAACCACAGGGTACGCTGACGGCGTTGATTCACTTTCGCCGCCTTGAAGAAGTGGGGGAAGCGGTGCCGCATTTGTTGAGCCTCCGGCCGAGCGCGTTGGAAGTCATGGATGCGAACACGCTGAACTTGATCGGGCGGTCGGCGCATGGCATTCCCGCCGATGCGGCCGCCACGCTGCTGGCTGAACTCGACAGCAGCGAAGGCGAGGGCGACCTGCGCGAACGGGCCGATCAAATGGCTGCCATCTGCGGACGCTATCAACTGTGCGGCGATCTCACCATCGCCTACGACAAGGAGCAGCGCGACCAACTCTGGAAAGCCAGAAAGGCCCTGTATCCCACGCTCTACCGGTTCGATCCGCGCAAGAAGCCGATCAACTTCGTGGACGACGTGGTCGTGCCCGCCACACGGATCAGCGAGTTGATCCGCTACCTGGAAACCTTCTTTGAGGGGCAGCATGTGCCGGTGGCAATCTTCGGCCATATCGGCAACGGCAACGCCCACATCACGCCCTTGCTCGACGTGAACGACCGCCAGGACTTCGACAAGATGGTGCGGGCCTATCATGAGATCCACGGCGCGGTGCTCTCCCGGTTCGACGGGTCCATTTGCGGCGAGCACGGCGACGGCCGTGTGCGGGCGGAATATGTGCGCAAGATGTTCGGGGAGGAGTTGTATCAACTCTTCGTGCAGGTGAAGCAGACGCTCGATCCCGCGAACGTGATGAACCCCGGCATCAAGATCAGCGAGACGCCGTTTACCGAACACATCGACTACCAGCGGCTGTCGAAATCCTGTGCGACCTGCGCGAAGTGTAACTCCGTCTGTCCGGTCTACGACGTGTTCCAGTCGGAAGACATGAGCTCGCGCGGTTGGTTCGAAATCGTCACGGCGAAGGACTACAGCTACCTCGACTCGAAGCGGGTGGTGGAAGCCTGCTTGAATTGCAAATCCTGCCGCACGATCTGTCCGGCCGGGGTGGATGTGTCGGAGCTGATCCTGCAGCGGCGCGCCGAGAATCCCAATCAGGGCTCGCGCTGGCTCTTTGCCCTGCAGGCGAAGTTGCCGGTATTTGAAGCGATACTTAAACTATTGGCCAGGACGCAGTCATGGTGGGATCGGCCCGCTCCACGCGCCCTGCTCGAACGCCTGGCCGCGCCGGTGATGAAGCGCATCGCCTCCACAGCCAAACTTCCGGCGGACATGGTCCTGCCCAAGCTCGCGACGACTCATTTGCGCAATCGGTATCCGGAGCTCACGCAACCGTCGGCGAAAAAGGCTGGCCCTCGCGTCGCCTATTTCCATGGCTGCGCGGCGAACTACTTCGACGATGGGGTGGGGGACGCGGTCATTTCCGTCTTACGCAAACATCACGTAGAGCCGGAGCTTCCACCGCAGCGTTGTTCCGGGACGCCGATCGAAACCTACGGGCATGTAGATTTGGTGAAAGACAACGCCCGCTTCAATCTGCAATCCCTGGCGGGCTATGATCAGGTCGTCACGGGCTGCGCCTCCTGCACGCTGATGCTCAAGGAATACAAAAAGTTTTTCGAGAGCGGGCCGGAACAGCAGGCGGCGGATGTGTTGGCGAAGAAGGTGGTACACATCACGGAATTCGTGGCGCGATCCGACCAGCATCCACCGATGGGGACGCCGGAAGGCCAGGGCGGGAAGGTCACCTACCATTCGTCCTGTCACCTGCGAGCCGCCGGGGTGACCAAAGAACCGCGGCAGTTGCTCAAACAGCTGCCGGGATCGGACTATGTGGAGATGACCGACGCCGATCGTTGTGCGGGCGGCGCCGGCACCTACATCGTGAAAGATTACGAGACGTCGCAGAAGGTCTTCGACCGGAAGCGGCGGAATATCGAGCAGAGCGGGGCGGAGACGGTGGCCACCAGTTGCCCGGCCTGCATGATTCAGCTCAGCAACGGCATGCGCGGCCGCGTGGCGGTGAAACATGTGGCGCAATTACTCAACGACGCCTATGAGGCGGGGGCTGCAACAGAGACCCGACCAGGAGCCGGCCAATGA
- a CDS encoding D-glycerate dehydrogenase — protein sequence MSPPILYISRLLPDPVMAAARQQFQLFNEPRDIAPSWETFKAGLREADAAICTLTDRVDTALLAEPTRLKILANYAVGYNNIDLAAATAKGIVVTNTPDVLTDSTADLTWALILAVARRVAEGDAYVRAGAWPGWAPTQMLGTDVSGKVLGIVGMGRIGQAVAKRAAGFNMRICYSSRTPHAPGQGSSQWEQRALPDLLREADFVTLHVPLSPETHHLIGPRQLALMKPTAFLINTSRGPVVDEGALVDALLRRRLAGAGLDVFEQEPVFHPSLRDLRQVVLLPHLGSATLATRVRMGMICLENVAAVCAGRLAPNQVNRTQA from the coding sequence ATGTCACCTCCCATCCTCTACATCTCCCGACTGTTGCCCGATCCGGTCATGGCGGCAGCACGCCAGCAGTTTCAGCTCTTCAATGAGCCGCGCGACATCGCGCCCTCGTGGGAGACCTTCAAGGCAGGCCTTCGCGAAGCCGATGCGGCCATCTGCACCCTGACCGATCGCGTGGATACAGCTCTGCTGGCCGAGCCGACCAGACTCAAGATCCTGGCGAACTACGCCGTGGGTTACAACAATATCGACCTCGCCGCCGCGACGGCCAAGGGCATTGTCGTCACGAATACTCCGGACGTCTTGACCGACTCCACTGCCGATCTCACCTGGGCCTTGATCCTGGCGGTGGCGCGGCGGGTGGCAGAAGGCGATGCCTACGTGCGAGCCGGCGCTTGGCCCGGTTGGGCACCGACTCAGATGCTGGGGACGGATGTCTCGGGCAAGGTGCTGGGGATCGTCGGCATGGGCCGGATCGGACAGGCGGTGGCGAAGCGGGCCGCCGGGTTCAACATGCGCATTTGTTACAGCTCACGGACCCCGCATGCGCCGGGACAGGGCTCATCGCAATGGGAACAGCGCGCCCTGCCCGACCTGCTGAGGGAGGCCGACTTCGTGACTCTGCATGTGCCGCTCAGCCCGGAGACTCATCACTTGATCGGTCCGCGGCAGCTGGCACTCATGAAGCCCACGGCGTTTCTGATCAATACCTCGCGAGGTCCGGTGGTGGATGAAGGCGCGTTGGTCGATGCGCTCCTGCGACGTCGGCTGGCCGGCGCGGGGCTGGATGTGTTTGAACAGGAGCCGGTCTTTCACCCCAGCCTGCGCGACCTCCGGCAGGTGGTGCTCCTCCCGCACCTCGGCTCCGCAACCCTGGCGACACGTGTGCGCATGGGGATGATCTGTCTGGAGAATGTTGCCGCAGTCTGCGCCGGGAGGCTGGCTCCGAATCAGGTGAATCGCACGCAGGCGTAG